A part of Melittangium boletus DSM 14713 genomic DNA contains:
- a CDS encoding tetratricopeptide repeat protein, with translation MSRSSRPSVRRLVAALVVAQSLGGTAALAQYRPPPMTESQRLVREAEAAQVDASSAATSGDKKRAEARYRKALELFEKALAEDPGSVPAAAGVGAVGLSLQEHELVAARLAPVYAAHSDALELAYPLGISLFKLKRYEEAVPVLRQVSAAGQPEHLLVHYYLGNYYALLSQQGDEAVAELQAYLALRPEKIAGNDFQIHELLGRGHLLRNDPAAARESFERAQAGRPESVSLQMGLGAAMELEGRMPEAMALLEGLTARFPRVPEVRERLGRLLLESNDPPGAEVQARALVSLGGTPAAHLLLGDVRMAQGRPAEAETEYREVLRLAPGDVGAQISVGMALQKQGRNEEAISFLEGAVQSGANSLELWSTLGSVNRRAGRYARAVEVHRRVVEMAPQRAVGHLLLGADHFATGQWDLTIDDYAQALKLEPEHAGAKTWLARALAHRARDRAGSGRVDDAVRDLRRAFDLERSSAMARRLGAALLQQGSHTEARKVLEQGVQLPETAWRDHLLLGYARLGTGAAKEAFAAFEQAGKMAPDSAALSDVSAGLALAELELGQVDAALKRLSEPGASKRAMEVARANLSRAHLRRAFARLEAGDGAGARQDVEAAERAGVGGGSSELGRLASFTKALAQAQEGRFGDASAGLKRSLTPMPDWARPNTRQLADAFVLYLKDQLPQSRRALTLATKRPIPEQAQWTANFTSALYRREAERAYATGNMRVAEKALKAALALSPDNVALQHNLACVAYRGNKAADAVATWQRLEGSIPQATLNLGIDAQERRHNVGEAVDAYRRYLAAGGATRAASVREWKDRLQMIYGLNEAASPSPAPSSATASETTP, from the coding sequence ATGAGTCGCTCTTCCCGACCTTCCGTCCGCCGCCTCGTCGCGGCCCTCGTCGTCGCCCAATCCCTGGGTGGTACCGCCGCGCTCGCGCAGTACCGCCCTCCACCCATGACCGAGTCGCAGCGGCTCGTCCGGGAGGCGGAGGCCGCCCAGGTGGACGCGAGCAGCGCGGCCACCTCCGGTGACAAGAAGCGCGCCGAGGCCCGCTACCGCAAGGCCCTGGAGCTCTTCGAGAAGGCGCTCGCCGAGGATCCCGGCTCCGTGCCGGCCGCCGCGGGCGTGGGCGCCGTGGGCCTGTCGCTCCAGGAGCACGAGCTCGTGGCCGCGCGGCTCGCGCCCGTGTACGCGGCCCATTCCGACGCGCTCGAGCTCGCCTATCCCCTGGGCATCTCGCTCTTCAAGCTCAAGCGCTACGAGGAAGCGGTGCCGGTGCTGCGGCAGGTGTCCGCGGCGGGCCAGCCCGAGCACCTGCTCGTGCACTACTACCTGGGCAACTACTACGCGCTCCTGTCCCAGCAGGGCGACGAGGCGGTGGCCGAGTTGCAGGCCTACCTGGCCCTGCGCCCGGAGAAGATCGCCGGCAACGACTTCCAGATCCACGAGCTGCTCGGCCGGGGCCATCTGCTGAGGAACGATCCGGCGGCGGCGCGCGAGTCCTTCGAGCGCGCCCAGGCGGGCCGTCCCGAGTCCGTGTCCCTGCAGATGGGCCTGGGCGCGGCGATGGAGCTGGAGGGCCGCATGCCGGAGGCCATGGCGCTGCTCGAGGGCCTCACGGCGCGCTTCCCGCGCGTGCCCGAGGTGCGCGAGCGCCTGGGCCGGCTGCTGCTGGAGTCCAATGATCCGCCGGGCGCCGAGGTCCAGGCGCGGGCCCTGGTGAGCCTGGGGGGCACGCCGGCGGCGCACCTGTTGCTGGGTGACGTGCGCATGGCCCAGGGCCGTCCCGCCGAGGCGGAGACAGAGTACCGCGAGGTGCTGCGGCTGGCTCCCGGGGACGTGGGCGCGCAGATCTCCGTGGGCATGGCGCTGCAGAAGCAGGGCCGCAACGAGGAGGCCATCTCCTTCCTGGAGGGCGCCGTGCAGTCGGGCGCCAACAGCCTGGAGCTGTGGTCCACGCTCGGCAGCGTCAACCGCCGCGCGGGCCGCTATGCCCGGGCCGTGGAGGTGCATCGGCGCGTGGTGGAGATGGCGCCCCAGCGCGCGGTGGGACACCTGCTGCTGGGCGCGGATCACTTCGCCACCGGCCAGTGGGACCTGACCATCGACGACTATGCCCAGGCGCTCAAGCTGGAGCCCGAGCACGCCGGAGCGAAGACGTGGCTGGCGCGCGCGCTGGCCCACCGGGCGCGGGATCGCGCCGGGAGCGGACGGGTGGACGACGCGGTGCGCGACCTGCGCCGGGCCTTCGATCTGGAGCGCTCCTCGGCCATGGCGCGGCGGTTGGGCGCGGCCCTGTTGCAGCAGGGTTCCCACACCGAGGCCCGCAAGGTGCTGGAGCAGGGCGTCCAACTGCCCGAGACCGCCTGGCGGGATCACCTGCTGCTCGGTTACGCGCGGCTGGGCACGGGCGCCGCCAAGGAAGCGTTCGCCGCCTTCGAGCAGGCCGGCAAGATGGCGCCGGACAGCGCGGCGCTGTCGGATGTGTCCGCGGGCCTGGCCCTCGCGGAGCTGGAGCTCGGCCAGGTGGATGCCGCCCTCAAGCGGTTGTCCGAGCCCGGCGCCTCCAAGCGCGCCATGGAGGTGGCTCGCGCCAACCTCTCGCGCGCCCACCTGCGCCGCGCCTTCGCCCGGCTGGAGGCCGGAGATGGCGCGGGTGCCCGTCAGGACGTGGAAGCCGCGGAGCGCGCGGGGGTTGGCGGTGGCTCCTCGGAGCTGGGCCGGCTGGCCAGCTTCACCAAGGCGCTCGCCCAGGCGCAAGAAGGCCGCTTCGGTGACGCGAGCGCGGGTCTCAAGCGCTCCCTCACGCCGATGCCGGACTGGGCGAGGCCCAATACCCGTCAGCTCGCGGATGCCTTCGTGCTCTACCTGAAGGATCAACTGCCGCAGTCCCGCCGCGCGCTCACGCTGGCCACCAAGCGCCCCATTCCCGAACAGGCGCAGTGGACGGCGAACTTCACCAGTGCCCTGTACCGCCGCGAGGCCGAGCGCGCCTACGCCACTGGCAACATGCGCGTGGCGGAGAAGGCCCTCAAGGCCGCGCTGGCGCTCTCGCCGGACAACGTCGCGCTGCAGCACAACCTCGCGTGCGTGGCCTACCGGGGCAACAAGGCCGCGGACGCCGTGGCCACCTGGCAGCGGTTGGAGGGCTCGATTCCCCAGGCCACGCTCAACCTCGGCATCGACGCGCAGGAGCGCCGTCACAACGTGGGCGAGGCCGTGGACGCCTATCGCCGCTATCTCGCGGCGGGAGGAGCGACGCGCGCCGCCTCCGTCCGGGAGTGGAAGGATCGGCTGCAGATGATCTACGGCCTGAATGAAGCGGCCTCCCCCTCGCCGGCTCCCTCCAGCGCCACCGCCTCGGAGACCACGCCATGA
- a CDS encoding SpoIIE family protein phosphatase: MVSPLYPEATSTVMAPMEAGELPDVAAVRGPRLEQLLFVTTGVLVGVIVALLAGVAWVSTNAQFEENSARFTAQVQKQATELGQTLSHTLSLTSASSLRDNNYAFLNEVARSIIADNPNILRVQIYDADGQLAADSAPDAKLGTPTERKPERRGMSALYQGKPVIEYQEPIDYGSQSGQGVVVISYSMESLQNQLHGLEDAKRVQLRRNATTMAGLGLGFLLVAGVLVALLSRRITRPLHLLTGKVMQLAAGNLGARAGTVSGAGREVTTLGVVFNHMAERINVLLEDVRAKAQLERDVSLARTVQETLLPGREAFQAGPVRIAGLVVTADACGGDWWARAPLDERRLVVGIGDVTGHGLATALVATSATSGFAAALTMRPPEELTAELLISSLNVTMAHVGRGEHQMSSALAVIDIQTGIIDYAAGSHPSPLLFNRQTGQVSGLQSRGALLGASAGSQYTSRQAQLRPGDLIVWYTDGLTECRDTREKPYGTQRLAAALQANAHLSAEALRDAILADARAYSAGRPAQDDVTVIVAEFSPASPRVA, translated from the coding sequence ATGGTCTCGCCTCTGTACCCCGAGGCGACGAGCACCGTCATGGCCCCCATGGAGGCCGGGGAACTGCCGGACGTGGCGGCCGTGCGCGGACCTCGCCTGGAGCAACTGCTCTTCGTCACCACGGGCGTGCTGGTGGGCGTCATCGTGGCCCTGCTGGCCGGTGTGGCGTGGGTCTCCACCAACGCCCAGTTCGAGGAGAACTCGGCGCGCTTCACGGCCCAGGTGCAGAAGCAGGCCACCGAGCTCGGGCAGACGCTCAGCCATACCCTGTCGCTCACCTCGGCCAGCTCCCTGCGCGACAACAACTACGCCTTCCTCAACGAGGTGGCGCGCTCCATCATCGCCGACAACCCCAACATCCTCCGGGTGCAGATCTACGACGCGGATGGCCAGCTCGCCGCGGACTCGGCGCCGGACGCGAAGCTGGGCACGCCCACGGAGCGCAAGCCCGAGCGGCGCGGCATGAGCGCGCTCTACCAGGGCAAGCCCGTCATCGAGTACCAGGAGCCCATCGACTATGGCTCCCAGAGTGGCCAGGGCGTGGTCGTCATCAGCTACTCCATGGAGTCCCTGCAGAACCAGCTGCACGGGTTGGAGGATGCCAAGCGGGTGCAACTGCGCCGCAACGCCACCACCATGGCGGGCCTGGGCCTGGGCTTCCTGCTGGTGGCCGGCGTGCTCGTGGCCCTCTTGAGCCGGCGCATCACCCGCCCCCTGCACCTGCTCACGGGCAAGGTGATGCAACTGGCCGCGGGCAACCTCGGCGCGCGCGCCGGGACGGTGTCGGGCGCGGGGCGCGAGGTGACCACGCTCGGCGTGGTGTTCAACCACATGGCCGAGCGCATCAACGTGCTGCTCGAGGACGTGCGCGCCAAGGCCCAGCTGGAGCGGGACGTGTCGCTCGCGCGCACCGTGCAGGAGACGCTGCTGCCGGGCCGCGAGGCCTTCCAGGCGGGGCCGGTGCGCATCGCGGGACTCGTCGTCACCGCGGACGCGTGCGGCGGTGACTGGTGGGCGCGCGCGCCGCTGGACGAGCGGCGGCTGGTGGTCGGCATCGGCGACGTGACGGGCCACGGGCTCGCCACGGCGCTGGTGGCCACGAGCGCCACGAGTGGCTTCGCCGCGGCGCTCACCATGCGTCCGCCCGAGGAGCTCACCGCCGAGCTGCTCATCTCCTCGCTCAACGTCACCATGGCCCACGTGGGCCGCGGCGAGCATCAGATGTCCAGCGCGCTGGCCGTCATCGACATCCAGACGGGCATCATCGACTACGCGGCTGGCAGCCACCCGAGCCCGCTGCTCTTCAACCGTCAGACGGGACAGGTCTCCGGCCTGCAGTCGCGTGGCGCGCTCCTGGGCGCCTCCGCGGGCTCCCAATACACCTCGCGCCAGGCCCAGTTGCGGCCCGGCGATCTCATCGTCTGGTACACCGACGGCCTCACCGAGTGCCGCGACACCCGGGAGAAGCCCTACGGCACCCAGCGGCTGGCCGCCGCGCTGCAGGCCAACGCCCACCTGTCCGCCGAGGCCCTTCGGGACGCGATCCTCGCGGATGCGCGCGCCTACAGCGCCGGCCGGCCCGCCCAGGACGATGTCACCGTGATTGTCGCCGAGTTCAGCCCCGCTTCCCCCCGAGTCGCATGA
- a CDS encoding thiamine pyrophosphate-dependent dehydrogenase E1 component subunit alpha — translation MSKPRLLNRPEDAAPLERDLLVRMHDLMVKARVLEERLIQMYKQGHGYFWIGGPGEEAFNVPLGLLMKKGQGPAYDYLHAHYRQSATLLALGEEPIGALRQMKNTASDPYSGGRNFAGHFSKREWNIAPVSSPIEVQYTMAPGTALAQKRHGGDGITIVTGGDAGTAEGDFASCLVWSSRPGMELPVLIIVTNNQWGISTPAGTQHGETHVADRGRAFNIRTKTIDGNDPINAWRELKEAMEYVRRERKPFLLEAMVSRLYGHSSASGANFVGGEQDCLARFEERLLNDGVLTREQMNSLRSRYTEEMAALARQVREEPLPGPETIWNHIYAERK, via the coding sequence GTGTCCAAACCCCGCCTCCTCAATCGCCCAGAAGACGCGGCCCCGCTCGAGCGGGACCTGCTGGTCCGGATGCATGACCTGATGGTGAAGGCGCGTGTGCTCGAAGAGCGCCTCATCCAGATGTACAAGCAGGGTCACGGCTACTTCTGGATTGGAGGCCCCGGAGAAGAGGCCTTCAACGTGCCCCTCGGCCTGCTGATGAAGAAGGGCCAGGGCCCCGCCTACGACTACCTGCACGCGCACTACCGGCAGTCGGCCACCCTGCTCGCGCTGGGCGAGGAGCCCATCGGGGCGCTGCGGCAGATGAAGAACACGGCCTCGGATCCATACTCGGGCGGCCGCAACTTCGCGGGCCACTTCTCCAAGCGCGAGTGGAACATCGCCCCGGTGTCCTCGCCCATCGAGGTGCAGTACACCATGGCGCCCGGCACGGCCCTGGCCCAGAAGCGCCACGGCGGCGATGGCATCACCATCGTCACCGGCGGCGACGCGGGGACGGCCGAGGGCGATTTCGCCTCCTGCCTGGTGTGGAGCTCGCGCCCGGGCATGGAGCTGCCCGTGCTCATCATCGTCACCAACAACCAGTGGGGCATCTCCACGCCCGCGGGCACCCAGCACGGCGAGACGCACGTGGCCGACCGCGGCCGTGCCTTCAACATCCGCACCAAGACGATCGACGGCAACGATCCCATCAACGCCTGGCGCGAGCTCAAGGAGGCCATGGAGTACGTGCGCCGCGAGCGCAAGCCCTTCCTCCTGGAGGCCATGGTGTCGCGCCTGTACGGACACTCCTCGGCGTCCGGCGCCAACTTCGTGGGCGGCGAGCAGGACTGCCTGGCGCGCTTCGAGGAGCGGCTGCTCAACGACGGCGTGCTCACACGCGAGCAGATGAACTCGCTGCGCTCGCGCTACACCGAGGAGATGGCGGCGCTCGCGCGTCAGGTCCGCGAGGAGCCCCTGCCCGGCCCCGAAACCATCTGGAACCACATCTACGCGGAGAGGAAGTAA
- a CDS encoding alpha-ketoacid dehydrogenase subunit beta: MANMAQAIRMALHYAEENLGVTDIFGEDVGAPLGGVFTATQGLKTAWNTPLDERGIIGMAIGLAMAGQRPVAEIQFADYIYNTIDLLKIAGNTCWASHGDWNLPMVVKTPVGSGIRGSLYHSHSFDATATHIPGWKIVMPSNPLDAYGLMISACQELNPVMYLEPKALLRIKGEERIPGEPEDDKSLSKLIDAPLGDRSQWKPQWPAELSAYAVPIGKGKVVRPGSHVTVVSYGRTLPLCKRAADELASSGVDAEVIDMRSLWPYDWELIKGSVEKTGRVLYVNEDTEVTNFGEHLVRRTVEELFYKLLAPPRLLAGKFVPGVGLADTLEMASVPQLGDITAAIRALASEQP, translated from the coding sequence ATGGCCAACATGGCACAGGCCATTCGCATGGCCCTGCACTACGCCGAGGAGAACCTGGGCGTCACCGACATCTTCGGCGAGGACGTGGGGGCTCCCCTGGGCGGTGTCTTCACCGCCACCCAGGGACTCAAGACGGCGTGGAACACGCCCCTGGACGAGCGCGGCATCATCGGCATGGCCATCGGTCTGGCCATGGCCGGCCAGCGGCCCGTCGCGGAGATCCAGTTCGCCGACTACATCTACAACACCATCGATCTGCTCAAGATCGCGGGCAACACCTGCTGGGCGAGCCACGGCGACTGGAACCTGCCCATGGTGGTGAAGACCCCCGTGGGCAGCGGCATCCGCGGCTCGCTCTACCACTCGCACTCCTTCGACGCGACGGCCACCCACATCCCGGGCTGGAAGATCGTCATGCCCTCCAACCCGCTGGATGCCTACGGGCTGATGATCTCCGCCTGCCAGGAGCTCAACCCCGTCATGTACCTGGAGCCCAAGGCGCTCCTGCGCATCAAGGGCGAGGAGCGGATTCCGGGTGAGCCCGAGGACGACAAGTCCCTGAGCAAGCTCATCGACGCGCCACTCGGCGATCGCTCGCAGTGGAAGCCCCAGTGGCCCGCGGAGCTGTCCGCGTACGCGGTGCCCATCGGCAAGGGCAAGGTGGTGCGCCCGGGCTCGCACGTGACCGTGGTCAGCTACGGCCGCACCCTGCCCCTGTGCAAGCGGGCCGCGGACGAGCTGGCCTCCAGCGGCGTGGACGCCGAGGTCATCGACATGCGCTCGCTCTGGCCCTACGACTGGGAGCTCATCAAGGGCTCCGTCGAGAAGACGGGCCGGGTGCTCTACGTGAACGAGGACACCGAGGTGACCAACTTCGGCGAGCACCTGGTGCGCCGCACCGTGGAAGAGCTCTTCTACAAGCTGCTCGCGCCGCCGCGGCTGCTCGCGGGCAAGTTCGTGCCTGGCGTGGGCCTCGCCGACACGCTGGAGATGGCGTCCGTGCCCCAGCTGGGTGACATCACCGCCGCCATCCGCGCGCTCGCTTCCGAACAGCCCTGA
- a CDS encoding GNAT family N-acetyltransferase — protein MQPTSSRPPASDAPSFRIRRARRGDAESLATLLREMGYPHGSDAQTVHWVISHPEIEIFVAADLQDRPVGMVSLSHRPQLRLRGRIATVDELVVTEGWRRRGVGRALIQQVIERCGARALSVKRIEISAYAQEALQGFYASCGFVHVSRTVMRYAEFEGQHS, from the coding sequence GTGCAACCGACTTCCTCCAGACCCCCCGCCTCCGACGCTCCCTCCTTCCGCATCCGCCGCGCGCGCCGCGGTGACGCCGAGAGTCTGGCCACGCTCCTGCGGGAGATGGGCTACCCCCACGGCTCGGATGCCCAGACCGTCCATTGGGTCATCAGCCACCCGGAGATCGAGATCTTCGTGGCGGCGGATCTCCAGGACCGGCCCGTGGGCATGGTGTCGCTGTCGCACCGGCCCCAGTTGAGGCTGCGCGGACGCATCGCCACGGTGGATGAATTGGTGGTGACGGAAGGCTGGCGGCGCCGCGGCGTGGGCCGGGCCCTCATCCAGCAGGTCATCGAGCGGTGCGGCGCCCGGGCCCTGAGCGTCAAGCGCATCGAGATCAGCGCCTACGCCCAGGAAGCGCTCCAGGGCTTCTACGCGTCGTGCGGCTTCGTGCACGTGAGCCGCACGGTGATGCGCTACGCCGAGTTCGAGGGCCAGCACAGCTGA
- a CDS encoding TIGR02266 family protein, protein MTMKTAESMDPAAVAYANRRAHERMSATFDVRFKEVQDAARALHAYSLNLSAGGLCLRTRRSYDVGARVRLQMSVEGEDFDLEGVISWVRDDAEAIGVRFVDVKDVDQERLQRVVASFKR, encoded by the coding sequence ATGACCATGAAGACAGCCGAGTCAATGGATCCAGCGGCGGTGGCATATGCCAACCGGCGGGCGCATGAGCGGATGAGCGCGACGTTCGACGTGCGATTCAAGGAGGTGCAGGACGCCGCGCGCGCGCTGCACGCCTACTCGCTCAACCTGTCCGCGGGAGGACTGTGCCTGCGCACGCGCCGCTCCTACGACGTGGGCGCGCGCGTGCGGCTGCAGATGTCGGTGGAAGGCGAGGACTTCGACCTCGAGGGCGTCATCTCGTGGGTGCGGGACGACGCCGAGGCCATCGGCGTGCGCTTCGTCGACGTGAAGGACGTCGACCAGGAGCGCCTGCAGCGCGTGGTGGCCAGCTTCAAGCGCTGA